A part of Paenibacillus sp. sptzw28 genomic DNA contains:
- a CDS encoding stalk domain-containing protein encodes MTKMKGLLLSLLTISFLYSTSAHAETEPQAQTTPGTISIYLDGQQLQPEVSPLVINGTVLVPMRELFEGLGASLTWNNTDKTVTADKGDTTLTYRIGQLTANLNNQSLVLATPGQITEGYTMIPLRFVSEALGSTVKWEPETRSVQISSTYDTSILQGVNLRSLPSSQSSSTSLEMLPAGSKIDVIREVDAFWIEVRTEDNKTGYISAKPKYSDYTSPSLIENQADELISYGKKYLGTPYVFGASTDQTDTFDCSSFVKRVFQDVLSIDLPRVSYDQAKVGKEVGIDDLRKGDLLFFSARNLEIGHVAIYAGNNEILHTYSKELGVHVEAFDGQWKKRFVTARRIF; translated from the coding sequence ATGACGAAAATGAAAGGCCTACTGCTCTCTCTACTGACTATATCCTTCTTATATTCGACCTCTGCGCATGCAGAAACGGAGCCTCAAGCTCAGACGACTCCAGGCACGATATCCATATATTTGGACGGTCAACAGCTGCAGCCTGAAGTTTCGCCGCTTGTCATCAACGGTACAGTACTTGTTCCTATGCGCGAGCTGTTTGAAGGTCTGGGTGCGAGCTTAACTTGGAACAATACGGACAAAACAGTCACAGCAGATAAGGGTGACACAACGCTTACCTATCGTATTGGCCAGCTAACAGCTAATCTAAATAATCAAAGCCTAGTTCTGGCCACTCCCGGTCAAATCACTGAAGGTTACACCATGATACCGCTGCGCTTCGTTAGCGAAGCCTTGGGAAGCACCGTAAAATGGGAGCCGGAGACCCGATCGGTCCAAATCTCGTCTACATATGATACTTCCATCCTTCAGGGCGTCAATCTACGAAGCTTGCCAAGCTCACAAAGCAGCTCCACAAGTCTGGAAATGCTGCCTGCAGGCTCCAAGATTGATGTTATCCGTGAAGTTGACGCTTTTTGGATAGAAGTACGCACCGAAGATAACAAAACCGGTTACATATCGGCGAAACCGAAATATTCCGATTACACAAGCCCCTCCCTTATTGAAAATCAAGCGGATGAGCTTATTTCTTACGGAAAGAAATATCTGGGCACACCGTACGTTTTCGGTGCTTCAACGGACCAGACAGATACCTTTGACTGCTCTTCTTTTGTTAAGCGTGTGTTCCAGGATGTTCTGTCAATCGATCTTCCGCGCGTATCCTATGATCAGGCCAAGGTAGGCAAGGAAGTCGGGATCGACGACCTGCGTAAAGGAGACTTATTGTTCTTCTCTGCACGCAATCTGGAGATCGGACATGTTGCCATTTATGCAGGAAATAATGAGATTTTGCATACGTATTCGAAGGAACTCGGCGTGCATGTTGAGGCCTTCGACGGTCAGTGGAAGAAACGGTTCGTTACAGCCCGCAGAATATTCTAG
- a CDS encoding chromate transporter has product MSEPLTKDESGVQIQGATYTLWGLFLFFLKLGTWGFGGPVALTGYMYRDLVEKRGWISEADYKDGLALAQLAPGPLAAQLAIYLGYVHYRFLGATLVGFAFVIPSFFMVVALGWAYIRFGGITWMQAVFYAVGASVIGIIAFSAYKLTRKTIGKDWLLWTIFLIAGAVTVITESESVLLFLGAGIVYWLVKQPPRKLWRKTKLNSLSPFPIVSAIGALAVSSTGYGTLWSIFTFFTKAGAFVFGSGLAIVPFLYSGVVKEYGWLTAQQFLDAVAVAMITPGPVVITTGFIGYLVAGFPGASVAAIATFLPCYLLTIIPAPFFKKYGKQPGINAFVNGVTAAATGAISGAVIVLGQRSIIDIPTALLALITLGLLWKSKKVSEPVIILVSAIIGLFLYPTTH; this is encoded by the coding sequence GTGAGTGAGCCATTAACGAAAGATGAATCTGGAGTTCAAATTCAAGGTGCCACCTACACGCTATGGGGACTATTCTTGTTTTTTCTTAAGTTAGGGACTTGGGGATTCGGGGGTCCTGTGGCGCTAACAGGTTACATGTACCGGGACTTGGTTGAAAAACGAGGTTGGATTTCAGAAGCTGACTATAAGGATGGTTTAGCATTGGCACAGCTTGCTCCCGGTCCCTTGGCGGCTCAACTAGCAATTTATCTCGGGTACGTCCATTACCGTTTTCTTGGAGCAACATTAGTGGGTTTCGCTTTTGTTATTCCTTCATTTTTCATGGTTGTTGCTTTAGGTTGGGCATATATTCGATTTGGTGGTATAACATGGATGCAGGCTGTATTTTATGCAGTAGGAGCCAGTGTTATTGGAATTATCGCTTTTAGTGCTTATAAACTAACCAGAAAAACCATTGGGAAGGATTGGTTACTATGGACTATCTTCTTGATTGCAGGTGCGGTGACAGTAATTACAGAATCTGAGAGTGTTCTTTTGTTTCTTGGGGCAGGAATTGTATACTGGTTGGTAAAACAACCACCAAGGAAATTGTGGAGAAAAACAAAGCTGAATAGTTTGTCACCTTTTCCAATTGTCTCGGCAATAGGTGCCCTGGCGGTTTCCAGTACTGGTTATGGTACATTATGGAGCATCTTTACTTTCTTTACAAAAGCAGGGGCATTTGTATTTGGGAGTGGTCTTGCTATCGTACCTTTCCTTTACAGCGGTGTGGTAAAAGAGTATGGTTGGCTAACTGCCCAACAATTCCTTGATGCAGTGGCGGTAGCAATGATTACACCGGGACCTGTAGTAATAACAACCGGATTTATTGGTTATTTGGTCGCCGGGTTTCCGGGTGCTAGTGTTGCCGCTATTGCTACCTTTCTCCCTTGTTACCTGCTGACCATTATTCCGGCTCCGTTTTTTAAGAAGTACGGCAAACAACCCGGAATCAATGCTTTTGTAAATGGTGTAACAGCGGCGGCAACAGGTGCCATTAGCGGTGCAGTTATTGTACTAGGTCAAAGGTCGATTATTGATATTCCTACAGCTTTGCTTGCACTAATAACCCTTGGATTACTATGGAAAAGTAAAAAGGTTTCAGAACCCGTTATTATTCTTGTATCAGCTATTATTGGATTATTTTTATACCCTACGACGCATTAA
- a CDS encoding Chromate resistance protein ChrB translates to MQNWLHLLYKLPRNPSKTRVYVWRKLKRLGAVLLHESVWCLPCTPKTKEQFQWIVLEIQELGGEASLWESHLVLGGQDETIKKEFIEQVDQEYIAILNELKKEQFDLVSLTKKYHQVKSQDYFQSELGKRVLAELQGARGRDQ, encoded by the coding sequence GTGCAGAACTGGTTACATTTATTGTATAAACTTCCTCGTAATCCGAGTAAAACCCGTGTTTACGTATGGCGAAAACTTAAGCGGCTAGGTGCTGTTCTCCTGCATGAATCCGTTTGGTGCCTTCCTTGTACACCTAAAACAAAAGAACAATTCCAATGGATTGTACTAGAGATACAAGAACTTGGCGGCGAAGCCTCACTTTGGGAATCACATCTTGTATTAGGCGGACAGGATGAAACCATTAAAAAAGAGTTCATTGAACAAGTGGACCAAGAGTATATTGCAATCTTGAACGAACTGAAAAAGGAACAATTTGACCTTGTTTCATTAACTAAAAAATATCATCAGGTTAAATCACAAGATTATTTTCAATCTGAATTAGGGAAACGTGTATTGGCGGAACTGCAAGGTGCTAGGGGGAGGGACCAATAA